The following coding sequences lie in one Cannabis sativa cultivar Pink pepper isolate KNU-18-1 chromosome 5, ASM2916894v1, whole genome shotgun sequence genomic window:
- the LOC133038330 gene encoding uncharacterized protein LOC133038330 — protein MVLLFYRERMKRLWLLTLIQKIMEVCNILGWNVRGMNKKDKQRDILDVCRENKVGFGALFETKVKHQKVVDDVVNNFPNWEIFSSEIISRRILLLWQRKFVSVDILIEDPQLIHCKVRIRGLQIAFFVTAVYGLNSINERKDLWSKLQSLGQNVEPWVIFGDFNAMFRYNDRTGGNPVSAKDIEDAQQWLSNGQVEEFKCAGSHNTWSNKHDVGDRIYSKLDRVFTNNSWYQSFPNTDAIFKWDNVSDHSFCIIKSHEIGQVGYKLFRFCNHWMLCNGFAETVMGGWQHETKKEGLDAVNIKLLRVKHVLRRFSKDSVGDVTRDFKRTKEDLYQAKEALAKNPTDITLQQKEKLSQVTFTTTHAKYISYLRQQSKITWVRCNDENSNYLLGLMP, from the coding sequence ATGGTTTTACTATTTTACAGGGAGAGAATGAAGAGACTATGGTTACTAACTCTAATCCAAAAAATTATGGAAGTTTGTAATATTTTGGGTTGGAATGTTAGGGGcatgaataaaaaggataaACAAAGAGATATCCTTGATGTTTGTAGAGAGAATAAGGTAGGTTTTGGTGCTCTCTTTGAGACCAAAGTGAAGCATCAAAAAGTAGTTGATGATgttgtaaataattttccaaattGGGAAATCTTTTCTAGTGAGATAATTTCGAGAAGAATTCTTCTGTTGTGGCAAAGGAAGTTTGTTAGTGTGGACATCTTGATAGAGGACCCTCAACTTATTCATTGTAAAGTGAGAATCCGTGGGTTGCAGATTGCTTTTTTTGTTACTGCAGTGTATGGGTTAAATTCTATAAATGAAAGGAAGGACCTTTGGAGCAAGTTACAGAGTCTTGGACAGAATGTGGAACCTTGGGTTATTTTTGGAGATTTCAATGCAATGTTCCGCTATAATGATAGAACTGGAGGGAATCCTGTGTCTGCTAAAGATATTGAAGATGCTCAACAATGGCTCtcgaatggtcaagttgaagaaTTTAAATGTGCAGGATCCCACAACACCTGGTCCAATAAACATGATGTTGGGGATAGGATTTACTCTAAGTTGGATAGAGTGTTTACTAATAATAGTTGGTATCAATCTTTCCCCAATACAGATGCAATCTTCAAATGGGACAATGTTTCTGATCACAGTTTCTGCATAATCAAAAGCCATGAAATAGGTCAAGTTGGTTACAAACTATTTCGGTTTTGTAATCACTGGATGCTATGTAATGGCTTTGCTGAAACAGTGATGGGAGGATGGCAGCATGAAACTAAGAAGGAGGGTCTTGATGCTGTGAACATAAAGCTGCTAAGAGTTAAACATGTTTTGCGTAGATTCAGCAAGGATTCAGTGGGAGATGTTACTAGAGATTTCAAGAGGACCAAAGAGGATCTTTACCAAGCTAAAGAGGCGCTTGCTAAAAACCCTACAGATATTACTTTACAGCAGAAAGAGAAGCTCAGCCAGGTAACTTTTACTACAACTCATGCTAAGTATATTAGCTATCTGCGACAACAAAGTAAAATAACTTGGGTGAGATGCAATGATGAGAATTCCAACTATTTGTTGGGtttaatgccctaa
- the LOC133038331 gene encoding uncharacterized protein LOC133038331, whose product MVKKKRVVRKPVVVRPGSPGVTEELPPIQDSDLVHEVFHYPCEVLESEQICSATEVQVVSATHEEAEVLSPSTRLNFMEPLKIGDQIVAKLDLEEVEIEASYWKNAIVCIVLGANPPFKVFEGFINRVWGNLGIEKIVRMHSGFTLVNFRDEAKRDLVMESGVIQFDRKPVVLRPWSTDLDSIRMVKSVPVWVRLNGLRLQYWGKNNLSALVSTIGKPIIVDKVTQNRTMVKFSRVLVDMDISDNPPKTISFINKHKRLVEQSVEYEWLPSKCATCGMLGHTVANCNKEKRVTWKKKMEVGEKAEKKEKAGVKDNLAAEKLESIDDKVDKGNENLEGKRVREDDTKEEGF is encoded by the exons TCTGATTTGGTTCATGAGGTATTTCATTACCCTTGCGAAGTGTTGGAGTCGGAGCAGATTTGTTCTGCGACTGAAGTGCAGGTCGTTTCTGCAACTCACGAAGAGGCGGAG GTATTGTCCCCTTCTACCCGATTGAATTTTATGGAACCCTTAAAAATAGGAGATCAGATTGTTGCTAAATTGGACTTGGAAGAAGTAGAAATTGAAGCCTCCTACTGGAAGAATGCTATAGTATGTATAGTTTTAGGTGCTAATCCTCCTTTCAAAGTTTTTGAAGGGTTTATTAATAGAGTTTGGGGGAACCTGGGGATAGAAAAAATTGTAAGGATGCATTCAGGGTTCACTTTGGTGAATTTTAGAGATGAAGCAAAAAGAGATTTAGTCATGGAATCTGGTGTAATTCAGTTTGATAGAAAACCAGTTGTGTTACGACCATGGTCGACAGACCTAGATTCGATACGTATGGTAAAATCTGTCCCTGTGTGGGTGAGATTAAATGGGTTGCGACTACAATATTGGGGAAAGAACAACCTAAGTGCTCTTGTTAGTACTATAGGAAAACCAATCATTGTTGATAAGGTGACTCAAAACAGAACAATGGTCAAGTTTTCTCGTGTTTTAGTCGACATGGATATCTCGGATAACCCTCCGAAAACCATTTCATTCATTAATAAGCATAAAAGACTAGTTGAACAATCCGTTGAATATGAATGGCTGCCATCCAAGTGTGCTACTTGTGGTATGTTGGGACATACTGTTGCTAATTGCAACAAGGAGAAAAGGGTTACCTGGAAGAAGAAAATGGAAGTGGGAGAAAAAGCCGAGAAGAAGGAAAAAGCAGGTGTTAAAGATAATTTGGCTGCTGAAAAATTAGAGAGTATAGATGATAAGGTTGATAAGGGGAATGAGAATTTGGAAGGGAAAAGGGTCAGGGAGGATGACACCAAAGAAGAAGGGTTCTAA